A single genomic interval of Lucilia cuprina isolate Lc7/37 chromosome 2, ASM2204524v1, whole genome shotgun sequence harbors:
- the LOC111678373 gene encoding protein MCM10 homolog, whose product MTPQEKSTHDESVDDDAEIMALEKILAEAEEEEKKAEQKNLLPAKAVEKQRPQLKEDSTFAEAFGYEVDNKLEKQIEKQVASKTVELDSSDDEEIKNFLERKYNEYGCDINKKLKEQKQAAKESKADYEIDKFLKEDKSNNNAAEGGKSLSMHIKNPHHPTKRQSLISDSFKKMPETKAAGNVSENKDRRSLPTNGASSSVYTDPVFGLRIINPLISSTLLIERMSGRKSVAFSAIAFHTERGDLSKDWVIAGVLVHKSPVQMSKKDQPYSIWRLSDLRGEIKTVSLFLFKGAHKELWKTAQGMCIAVLNPTIFEKRAESKDVACLSIDTAQKVMVLGQSKDMGNCKATKRNGEICNAIINLSECDCCIFHMKQEFGKMSKRSELQSANAGRGLNDLRNKVLGKSEVFYGGQSFSAVPARKSAKLTQKDNSRISSLSEYAVSPFAGSVNHASKPRALQASTVPYASREGPVSKIAGNVEASAKQRMKDLERLKILQAESEKHSTSLDGKNSPTPTTPQAQKTRESIFASSQTSTPCSNSKLAAPSISTPTISAIPDKFKNREFSFAGTSKSPQLSKDNFCIEVNVGDRRAQLAKMKALEVLKKKPIEKVNPNSTRGTRDGKRRAIDDLNEQFMSHESKKQKLEEEHKEQERKTRIQRIMDATSSHTNLVDMREREEQDKYFSKLEKKEALEEKMLNTYKMPCKAVICKICKYTALSASERCKAEGHPLKVVDAEKRFFQCKDCGNRTVSVFKLPKVSCKNCQGSRWERCGMIRERKVCDGSEALSLRGDEEMFIGSVSGKANLNLAVPDD is encoded by the coding sequence ATGACTCCCCAAGAGAAAAGTACACATGACGAATCTGTTGATGATGATGCCGAAATTATGGCTCTAGAAAAAATTCTGGCCGAAGCTGAAGAAGAGGAGAAAAAAGCTGAACAGAAAAATTTATTGCCTGCAAAAGCCGTAGAGAAACAACGACCTCAATTAAAAGAAGACAGTACTTTTGCGGAAGCCTTTGGCTATGAAGTGGACAACAAACTTGAGAAGCAAATAGAAAAACAGGTAGCTAGTAAAACGGTGGAATTAGATTCATCCGATGATGAAGAAATAAAGAATTTCTTAGAACGTAAGTACAATGAGTATGGCtgtgatataaacaaaaaactgaaagaaCAAAAGCAAGCAGCAAAAGAGTCAAAAGCTGACTATGAAATCGACAAGTTTCTGAAGGAagataaaagtaataataatgcCGCTGAAGGGGGAAAATCTTTGTCAATGCATATTAAAAATCCACATCATCCTACTAAGCGACAATCTCTTATAAGTGACTCTTTTAAGAAAATGCCGGAAACAAAGGCGGCTGGAAATGTTAGTGAAAATAAAGACAGGCGGTCTTTGCCCACTAACGGAGCTAGTAGTTCTGTATACACTGATCCAGTCTTCGGTTTGCGTATCATAAATCCTTTAATTTCTAGTACTTTGCTTATAGAACGTATGAGTGGACGTAAATCTGTGGCATTCTCTGCAATAGCATTTCATACCGAAAGAGGAGATCTTTCTAAGGATTGGGTTATTGCCGGAGTTCTTGTGCATAAAAGTCCCGTGCAGATGAGCAAGAAAGATCAACCATATTCTATTTGGCGTTTGTCCGATTTGAGAGGTGAAATCAAGACTGTGTCATTGTTTCTCTTTAAGGGCGCACATAAAGAACTATGGAAAACAGCGCAGGGCATGTGTATAGCAGTATTAAATCCCACCATATTTGAAAAACGAGCTGAAAGTAAAGATGTTGCTTGCCTTTCAATAGACACAGCCCAGAAAGTGATGGTATTGGGCCAGTCTAAAGATATGGGTAACTGCAAAGCCACTAAACGCAATGGAGAAATTTGTAACGCCATAATCAATCTTAGTGAATGTGATTGCTGTATATTTCACATGAAACAAGAGTTTGGTAAAATGTCTAAACGTTCCGAATTGCAATCAGCTAATGCTGGTAGAGGGTTAAATGATTTGCGCAATAAGGTACTCGGTAAAAGTGAAGTTTTTTATGGTGGCCAATCCTTTTCGGCAGTGCCGGCAAGAAAAAGTgcaaaattaacacaaaaagaCAATTCAAGAATAAGTTCTCTATCAGAGTATGCTGTATCACCCTTTGCTGGCAGTGTTAATCATGCCTCTAAGCCAAGAGCACTACAAGCTTCTACAGTTCCTTATGCATCGCGAGAAGGCCCAGTCTCTAAAATAGCAGGCAATGTTGAAGCTTCAGCCAAGCAGCGTATGAAGGACTTGGAAAGATTAAAGATTCTGCAGGCAGAATCTGAAAAACATTCTACAAGTTTGGACGGAAAAAACTCACCGACACCCACCACACCACAGGCTCAAAAAACAAGAGAATCTATATTTGCCAGCTCGCAAACTTCTACCCCTTGTTCAAATTCAAAATTAGCAGCGCCTTCCATTTCAACGCCAACGATTTCAGCGATACcagacaaatttaaaaatcgtgAGTTTTCCTTTGCCGGCACCTCAAAATCACCACAATTGTCCAAAGATAATTTCTGCATAGAAGTTAATGTTGGCGATAGAAGAGCTCAGCTAGCGAAAATGAAGGCATTAGAAGTTCTTAAGAAAAAACCCATAGAAAAGGTCAATCCCAATTCCACAAGAGGAACACGAGATGGTAAACGTCGTGCCATAGATGACCTCAATGAACAGTTTATGTCACATGAATCTAAGAAACAAAAACTCGAAGAAGAACATAAAGAACAGGAGCGTAAAACACGTATACAAAGGATTATGGATGCCACTTCATCGCACACAAACCTAGTGGATATGCGTGAGCGTGAGGAACAGGATAAATACTTTAGTAAATTGGAAAAGAAGGAGGCGTTGGAggagaaaatgttaaataccTATAAAATGCCCTGCAAAGCGGTCATTTGCAAAATCTGCAAATATACTGCATTATCTGCCTCGGAACGTTGTAAAGCTGAAGGTCATCCTTTAAAGGTGGTCGATGCAGAGAAACGTTTCTTCCAATGCAAAGACTGCGGTAATCGTACGGTGTCAGTCTTTAAATTACCCAAAGTAAGTTGCAAAAACTGTCAGGGTTCACGTTGGGAACGTTGCGGTATGATACGCGAACGCAAGGTGTGCGATGGCAGTGAGGCCTTATCTCTACGTGGTGACGAAGAAATGTTTATTGGTTCTGTATCGGGTAAAGCTAATTTAAATTTAGCTGTTCCTGATGATTAA